One window of Hymenobacter sp. BRD128 genomic DNA carries:
- a CDS encoding helix-hairpin-helix domain-containing protein, whose protein sequence is MPALATAQNYPRRAPDFERLAQELFAEIQTDQIPYEDLYGTLLTLYQAPLNLNTAGPEELRALPLLTEKQVAALLRYRQANGLLLSVYELQAVPEWDVRTIARVAPFVTVASNTPNSARGPLWQRIKNEENNAVLLRYRRVLQRQKGYSPVDTFQGRPTLRYLGSPDAVALRYRVSHAHDFSLGFTAEKDAGEPLAWRPGQHQFGPDFLSAHFVLHEQGRLKTLALGDYQLQFGQGLLLSSGLAAGKGAETITNLRRASLGVRPYAALLENTFFRGAAATYRLAPRLEATVFASRKNIDASARLATDSLAQFDEFSSSLVLTGLHRTASEIANRQRLSETVGGGHLAYLSADGNLALGLTAVGTHYGMGFQKRAEPYNRYEFSGQNNLAFGAHYSYGWRNLLLFGESGRSRSGGLGTVNGLLASLGPSVDVAVLVRHYDADFHTFYGNALSENTRPINESGFYLGLKVRPLARWEVSAYFDQFRFPWLRYRVSAPSHGQDALLRVAFAPTKTSLLYAQYRARLKPLDLPASLSGRAVPLPGQQVRHSVLLYADVQPTARLGLRTRLQATYLRADDGLPWRRGYILSQDASVQLARRVSLAGRYAVFDTDDYDTRQYIFEQDVLYAVSVPALYGQGTRAYLILQAAFNKHFTLWLRYTDTRYRHQATVGSGLEEIMGSARSEVTAQVRYRL, encoded by the coding sequence GTGCCAGCATTGGCCACCGCGCAGAACTACCCGCGCCGGGCACCCGATTTTGAGCGACTGGCGCAGGAGTTATTTGCCGAAATCCAGACCGACCAGATTCCCTACGAAGACCTCTACGGCACGCTGCTCACCCTCTATCAGGCACCGCTCAATCTCAACACCGCTGGCCCCGAGGAGCTGCGCGCCCTGCCGTTGCTCACCGAAAAGCAGGTGGCGGCGCTGCTCAGATACCGGCAGGCCAACGGGCTGCTGCTGAGCGTGTATGAGCTGCAAGCCGTGCCCGAGTGGGACGTGCGCACCATTGCCCGCGTGGCGCCCTTCGTGACAGTGGCCAGCAATACGCCTAACTCGGCGCGCGGCCCGCTGTGGCAACGCATTAAAAATGAAGAGAATAATGCCGTGCTGCTACGCTACCGGCGCGTGCTGCAACGGCAAAAGGGCTACTCGCCGGTCGATACCTTTCAGGGCCGGCCCACGCTGCGCTACCTGGGCTCGCCCGATGCCGTGGCCCTGCGCTACCGCGTGAGCCACGCCCACGATTTTAGCCTGGGCTTCACGGCCGAAAAGGACGCGGGCGAGCCGCTGGCCTGGCGGCCGGGCCAGCACCAGTTCGGGCCCGATTTTTTATCGGCTCACTTCGTGCTGCACGAGCAGGGCCGCTTGAAAACGCTGGCGCTGGGCGACTACCAGCTGCAGTTTGGGCAGGGCCTGCTGCTGTCGTCGGGGCTGGCGGCGGGCAAGGGAGCCGAAACTATTACCAATTTGCGCCGGGCCTCGCTGGGCGTGCGGCCCTACGCGGCGCTGCTCGAAAACACGTTTTTTCGGGGCGCGGCGGCCACCTACCGGCTAGCCCCGCGCTTGGAAGCCACGGTCTTTGCCTCGCGCAAAAACATCGACGCCAGCGCCCGGCTAGCCACCGACTCGCTGGCGCAGTTCGATGAGTTTAGCAGCAGCCTGGTGCTGACCGGCCTGCACCGCACGGCCAGCGAAATCGCCAACCGCCAGCGCCTGAGCGAAACCGTGGGCGGCGGCCACCTCGCCTACCTCAGTGCCGACGGCAACCTGGCGCTGGGCCTCACGGCCGTGGGCACGCACTACGGTATGGGATTTCAGAAACGCGCCGAGCCTTACAATCGCTACGAATTCAGTGGCCAGAACAACCTAGCCTTCGGCGCGCACTACAGCTACGGCTGGCGCAATCTGCTGCTGTTTGGCGAAAGCGGGCGCAGCAGAAGCGGCGGCTTGGGCACCGTCAATGGCCTGCTGGCTAGCCTGGGGCCTAGCGTGGATGTGGCCGTGCTGGTGCGCCACTACGACGCCGATTTTCACACTTTCTACGGCAACGCGCTGAGCGAAAACACGCGCCCCATCAACGAGAGCGGCTTTTACCTGGGCCTGAAAGTGCGCCCGCTAGCCCGTTGGGAGGTATCGGCCTACTTCGACCAGTTTCGGTTTCCGTGGCTGCGCTACCGGGTGAGCGCCCCCAGCCACGGCCAGGATGCGCTGCTGCGCGTGGCCTTCGCGCCTACCAAAACCAGCCTGCTCTACGCCCAGTACCGCGCCCGCCTCAAGCCGCTCGACCTACCCGCTAGCCTTAGCGGGCGGGCGGTGCCGCTGCCGGGCCAGCAGGTGCGCCACTCGGTGCTGCTGTATGCCGACGTGCAGCCCACCGCCCGGCTAGGCCTGCGCACGCGCCTGCAAGCCACCTACCTGCGCGCCGATGATGGCCTGCCCTGGCGGCGCGGCTATATCCTGAGCCAGGATGCCTCGGTGCAGCTAGCCCGGCGCGTGAGCCTGGCCGGGCGCTACGCCGTGTTCGACACCGACGACTACGACACCCGGCAGTACATTTTTGAGCAGGATGTACTCTACGCCGTGTCGGTGCCCGCACTCTACGGGCAGGGTACGCGCGCCTATCTCATTTTGCAAGCAGCTTTCAACAAGCACTTTACGCTCTGGCTGCGCTACACCGACACGCGCTACCGACATCAGGCCACCGTAGGCTCGGGGCTGGAGGAAATTATGGGCTCGGCGCGCTCGGAAGTGACGGCCCAGGTGCGGTACCGGCTATGA
- a CDS encoding DUF3857 domain-containing protein, with translation MLLPVFASLTLLAPPAPKYPADAIAPALRENAHAVVRAYDEVVVIKSASQLVKTVHQVVTVLDEAGSDDYGQLVVGYDALNHIGYLRGAVYNAQGQLLHQLRPAEVHDQGLGNAGGSFMTDLRMRYADLRQPATPYTVEFDYEVVSENTLFYPDWQPQHTENVSLEGASLQVTTPTALALRYQEQLLPAGAASKPVVAGSQTTYRWQLPAAPAVEEEPLSPPLEELLPAVHLAPTTFEVQGYAGTMDTWQNMGLWSYKLGEGRDVLPPALTAKMAQLIVTSPDPRERARKVYEFLQGSTRYVSVQLGLGGWQTAPASSVVAGATATARP, from the coding sequence ATGTTGCTCCCGGTTTTTGCGTCGCTGACGCTGCTAGCCCCACCGGCGCCTAAATACCCGGCCGACGCCATTGCCCCGGCCCTGCGCGAAAATGCCCACGCCGTGGTGCGCGCCTACGATGAAGTGGTGGTGATAAAATCGGCGAGCCAGCTCGTAAAAACGGTGCACCAGGTAGTGACGGTGCTCGACGAAGCCGGCAGCGACGACTACGGCCAGCTAGTAGTGGGCTACGATGCGCTCAACCACATCGGCTACCTGCGCGGCGCGGTGTACAATGCCCAGGGCCAGCTGCTGCACCAGCTGCGCCCGGCCGAGGTGCACGACCAGGGCCTGGGCAATGCAGGTGGCAGCTTCATGACTGACCTGCGGATGCGCTACGCCGACCTGCGCCAGCCCGCCACGCCCTACACCGTGGAGTTCGATTACGAAGTGGTGTCGGAGAACACCCTTTTTTACCCCGACTGGCAGCCTCAGCACACCGAAAATGTGTCGCTCGAAGGCGCTAGCCTGCAAGTGACCACGCCCACCGCGCTCGCCCTGCGCTATCAGGAGCAGCTGCTGCCGGCCGGCGCGGCCAGCAAGCCCGTGGTGGCCGGCAGCCAGACTACCTACCGCTGGCAGCTGCCCGCCGCACCTGCCGTGGAGGAAGAGCCGCTGTCGCCCCCGCTCGAAGAATTGCTGCCCGCCGTGCACCTGGCACCCACCACCTTTGAGGTGCAGGGCTACGCGGGCACCATGGACACCTGGCAAAATATGGGCCTGTGGAGCTATAAGTTAGGGGAGGGGCGCGACGTGCTGCCGCCCGCCCTCACCGCCAAAATGGCCCAGCTGATAGTAACCAGCCCCGACCCCCGCGAGCGGGCCCGTAAGGTGTACGAGTTTTTGCAGGGCTCGACGCGCTACGTGTCGGTGCAGCTCGGCCTGGGCGGCTGGCAAACGGCCCCCGCCAGCAGCGTGGTGGCCGGGGCTACGGCGACTGCAAGGCCCTGA
- a CDS encoding DUF3857 domain-containing protein, translating to MSFLLHFTGRCRVGALVGLVAGLAGPLATVAQTIAASKPAPVPVHFGQPDPADFEAKNFVADSAAPAVVLCDYGVSQFSSTAGKLVINTERTTRIKILKKAGYDYATVEVPLYHRDADAETLSNLRGFTYVRGADGKLIKTKLEASAAFEEKRTNNLKVRKFTLPAVQEGAVIEYSYVVRSTFFDNYQDWTFQREIPTRWSEYRTSIPQVYHYNVLYQGYVPLTINEMNRGSVSLILANHLDAGAGAGAGMETGTTGLTMSTEQHRWVLQNAPAFREEPYSTTANDYLPRVTFELVGFQMPNEPYRDLTDSWLQKNKTLLASEFFGKVLEDSKFTKPLVQAIAAQYPDPAARAGAVRELILRSVKYDGTNRYSTSTPLKKSYELHRGTAADVNLLLIAALREAGLPAVPLLLSTRGHGRVSQEYPLLEQFNYVAALVELPDQKELLLDATEPLLPAGMLPTRCLNKIGHTVPATGEGRWVSLVPSQRYTHYQEVMLALDAQGNLSGQVHEEHSGYAGIEAREKLQQLGEKKYVTALAAAHTGWEIPSFTFSKQASIEQPLGLSYELRQPAASADAATELYIKPLEVFGEQRNPFRHELRSYPVDFGMMQQEVIRVTLKVPAGYAAVLPAPAALALPENGGRYAYVVSSPTPDTVVLLSRLTLDKPVYSAQEYHALRELYRQMLAKQAEALVIRKAG from the coding sequence ATGAGCTTTTTGCTACACTTTACGGGGCGGTGCCGGGTGGGCGCGCTAGTTGGGCTGGTGGCCGGGCTAGCCGGCCCGCTGGCCACCGTGGCCCAAACCATCGCTGCGTCGAAGCCGGCGCCCGTGCCCGTGCATTTTGGCCAGCCCGACCCGGCCGATTTTGAGGCGAAGAATTTTGTGGCCGACAGCGCCGCGCCGGCCGTGGTACTGTGCGACTACGGCGTATCGCAGTTTAGCAGCACGGCGGGCAAGCTGGTTATCAATACCGAGCGCACCACCCGCATTAAGATTCTGAAAAAGGCGGGCTACGACTACGCCACCGTGGAAGTGCCGCTCTACCACCGCGACGCGGATGCCGAAACGCTGAGCAACCTGCGGGGCTTTACCTACGTGCGTGGGGCCGACGGCAAGCTTATAAAAACCAAGCTTGAGGCGAGCGCCGCATTTGAGGAAAAGCGTACCAACAACCTGAAAGTGCGCAAGTTTACGCTGCCGGCCGTGCAGGAGGGCGCCGTGATTGAGTACAGCTACGTAGTGCGCTCCACCTTTTTTGATAATTACCAGGACTGGACGTTTCAGCGCGAGATACCCACGCGGTGGAGCGAGTACCGCACCAGTATTCCGCAGGTGTACCACTACAACGTACTGTATCAGGGCTACGTGCCGCTGACTATCAACGAGATGAATCGCGGTTCGGTAAGCCTCATCCTGGCCAATCACCTGGATGCCGGCGCCGGTGCGGGGGCCGGGATGGAAACCGGCACCACGGGCTTGACCATGTCGACCGAGCAGCACCGCTGGGTGCTGCAAAACGCGCCCGCTTTTCGGGAGGAGCCCTACAGCACGACGGCCAATGACTACCTGCCCCGCGTTACGTTTGAGCTGGTAGGCTTTCAAATGCCGAATGAGCCCTACAGAGACTTGACGGATAGCTGGCTGCAAAAAAATAAAACCCTGCTGGCTAGTGAGTTTTTTGGCAAGGTACTGGAAGACAGTAAATTTACGAAGCCGCTGGTGCAGGCAATAGCGGCGCAGTACCCCGACCCGGCGGCACGGGCGGGGGCGGTGCGCGAGCTAATACTGAGGAGCGTGAAATATGATGGTACCAACCGCTACTCGACCAGCACTCCGCTCAAGAAAAGCTACGAGCTGCACCGCGGCACGGCGGCCGATGTTAACCTGCTGCTCATTGCCGCGCTGCGCGAAGCAGGCCTGCCGGCGGTGCCCCTGCTGCTGAGCACGCGCGGGCACGGCCGGGTTAGCCAGGAGTATCCGTTGCTGGAGCAGTTCAATTACGTGGCGGCCCTGGTCGAGCTGCCCGACCAGAAGGAATTGCTGCTCGACGCCACCGAACCGCTGCTGCCGGCGGGTATGCTGCCGACGCGCTGCCTCAATAAAATAGGGCACACGGTGCCGGCCACCGGCGAGGGCCGCTGGGTGAGCCTGGTGCCTAGCCAGCGCTACACCCACTATCAGGAAGTAATGCTGGCCCTCGATGCGCAGGGCAACCTCAGTGGCCAGGTGCACGAAGAGCATAGCGGCTACGCTGGCATCGAAGCCCGCGAAAAATTGCAGCAGCTGGGCGAGAAAAAATACGTAACCGCGCTGGCGGCCGCCCACACCGGCTGGGAAATTCCGAGCTTCACCTTCAGCAAGCAGGCGAGCATAGAGCAGCCGCTTGGGCTGAGCTACGAGCTGCGCCAGCCCGCCGCCAGCGCTGACGCAGCTACCGAGTTGTACATCAAGCCGCTGGAGGTATTTGGTGAGCAGCGTAATCCGTTTCGGCACGAGTTGCGCAGCTATCCCGTCGATTTTGGGATGATGCAGCAGGAAGTTATTCGGGTTACGCTCAAGGTACCGGCCGGCTACGCCGCCGTGCTGCCCGCTCCGGCCGCGCTCGCATTGCCCGAAAATGGCGGCCGCTACGCCTACGTAGTCAGCAGCCCCACCCCGGATACCGTGGTGCTGCTAAGCCGCCTCACCCTCGACAAGCCCGTGTATAGTGCCCAGGAATACCACGCCCTGCGCGAGCTTTATCGCCAGATGCTAGCCAAGCAAGCCGAGGCGCTGGTTATCCGAAAGGCTGGCTAA
- a CDS encoding MFS transporter, protein MLGSYSRGFWLMCLSSFLFFASFNLLLPELPGHLTRLGGGEYKGFIIALFTLTAAISRPFSGKLSDTVGRIPVMVFGSLVCVLCGLAYPWALAVGSFLFLRLLHGFSTGFKPTATAAFVADIVPVAKRGEAMGLLGVTGSLGMAAGPWLGTKVAEHFSINGLFYLSAGVALLSVLVQGTLTETLPRAQRRPFSFGLLRLDWRREVFEPRVLAPAIVTLLCLFPYGAVLTVVPDQSTLLGMSSKGLFYSFYTIASLGVRLGLGKASDTYGRVPVLRWSAAVMAVGLAVLVWSPSVPVFLTGAVVYGLGAGLNSPTLYAWTVDLSHPERRGRGIATMYIALEVGIGLGALLAGWIFDNQPSRLPWVHALSLASVLAATAYLLLGIKNTPAGPAENDVLAAQAQAVASPEEVV, encoded by the coding sequence ATGCTTGGTTCCTATTCGCGCGGCTTCTGGCTGATGTGCCTGTCGTCGTTTCTGTTTTTTGCTTCTTTTAATCTATTGCTGCCCGAGCTGCCGGGCCACCTTACCCGGCTGGGTGGCGGTGAGTATAAGGGTTTCATTATTGCGCTGTTTACGCTCACGGCGGCCATCTCGCGGCCGTTTTCGGGCAAGCTCTCCGACACGGTGGGCCGCATTCCGGTGATGGTGTTTGGCTCGCTGGTGTGCGTGCTGTGCGGGCTGGCCTATCCGTGGGCGCTGGCGGTGGGCAGCTTCCTGTTTCTGCGGCTGCTGCACGGCTTCAGCACGGGCTTTAAGCCGACCGCCACGGCGGCCTTCGTGGCCGACATCGTGCCCGTGGCTAAGCGCGGTGAGGCAATGGGCCTGCTCGGCGTGACGGGCAGCCTGGGCATGGCGGCCGGGCCGTGGCTGGGCACAAAAGTGGCCGAGCATTTTTCCATCAATGGCTTGTTTTACCTCTCGGCGGGCGTGGCGCTGCTGTCGGTGCTGGTGCAGGGCACCCTCACCGAAACGCTGCCGCGGGCGCAGCGCCGGCCCTTTAGCTTCGGGCTGCTGCGCCTCGACTGGCGGCGCGAGGTGTTTGAGCCGCGCGTGCTGGCGCCGGCCATCGTCACGCTGCTGTGTTTGTTTCCCTACGGGGCGGTGCTCACGGTGGTGCCCGACCAAAGTACGCTGCTCGGCATGTCGAGCAAAGGGCTGTTTTACAGCTTTTATACCATAGCCTCGCTCGGGGTGCGGCTGGGGCTGGGCAAGGCTAGCGACACCTACGGGCGCGTGCCCGTGCTGCGGTGGTCGGCCGCCGTAATGGCCGTGGGGCTGGCGGTGCTGGTGTGGTCGCCCTCGGTGCCGGTGTTTCTGACTGGGGCGGTAGTGTATGGCCTGGGCGCGGGCCTCAACTCGCCCACGCTCTACGCCTGGACCGTTGACCTGAGCCACCCTGAGCGGCGCGGGCGCGGCATTGCCACCATGTACATTGCCCTCGAAGTGGGCATTGGGCTGGGGGCGCTGCTCGCGGGCTGGATTTTCGACAACCAGCCCAGCCGCCTGCCGTGGGTACACGCCCTGAGCCTGGCCAGCGTGCTGGCCGCCACCGCCTACCTACTGCTGGGGATAAAAAATACTCCCGCCGGCCCGGCCGAAAACGACGTGCTGGCCGCCCAGGCCCAGGCCGTGGCCAGCCCCGAAGAAGTGGTATAA
- a CDS encoding DUF3857 domain-containing protein, giving the protein MIKKLLALSLFAGGSLALPASAQAQKPAPVKVVEIKFGKPEPADFVAKNFVADSAAPAVVLYDFGSTRFRVNGTSFQLESERVTRIKILKKAGYEVATVEVPLYHQDQREEKIVGLKGFTYNEVGGKIEKVKLETDKVFTEERTKNSKVRKFTLPNVREGAVIEYSYTVTSDFLFNFQDWTFQREIPTRWSEFRASIPEYFDYKMLMQGYQPLALQAKEEANAQYTAHTEGGFTDRGQHVSAENETFAVRATNYHWAMQDVPALRDEPFMTTPRDYVARINFELAGENVPGQGYHNVAANWTKINSDLLSSDEFGGQLDRASFLADAMKPLVAQYPDPPARAAAVRELIVKNVKYDGTSRYAASGALKKCYELHRGTAADINLLFIAALRQAGLAAQPVLLSTRAHGRVDANFPQLQQFNYVIGLLPLANGQELLLDATEPLLPCGTLPTRCLNQTGRLVDKGTEGRWVSLTPTQMRNHYQQVMLTVDEQGNLSGQVREEHAGYAGAAAREKLQQLGEKKYVTELAGRHASWEMPSYKFSQVALVDQPFALNYELRQPVGTGGAAKELYLSPLALFGESRNPFQHASRLYPVDFGAPMQETIMVTLNLPAGYTAELPKQAVLELPNKGGRYVFTAVSATPGTVQLVSRLTLAKPIYEAAEYESLREFYRLALAKQAEALVLKKAGS; this is encoded by the coding sequence ATGATTAAAAAATTACTCGCTTTAAGTCTATTTGCCGGCGGCTCGCTAGCCCTGCCCGCCTCAGCGCAAGCCCAGAAGCCGGCCCCGGTAAAAGTGGTGGAGATAAAGTTTGGCAAGCCCGAGCCAGCCGACTTTGTGGCCAAGAACTTTGTGGCCGACAGCGCCGCGCCGGCCGTGGTGCTGTACGATTTTGGCAGCACGCGCTTTCGGGTTAATGGCACCAGCTTTCAGCTGGAGTCGGAGCGCGTGACGCGCATCAAAATCCTCAAAAAAGCCGGCTACGAGGTGGCGACGGTGGAAGTGCCGCTCTACCACCAAGACCAGCGCGAAGAAAAGATTGTGGGCCTGAAAGGCTTCACTTATAACGAGGTAGGCGGTAAAATCGAGAAAGTGAAACTCGAAACCGACAAGGTATTTACCGAGGAGCGCACCAAGAATAGTAAGGTGCGCAAGTTTACGCTGCCCAATGTGCGCGAGGGCGCCGTGATTGAGTACAGCTACACGGTAACGTCGGATTTCCTGTTCAACTTTCAGGACTGGACGTTTCAGCGCGAAATACCCACGCGCTGGAGCGAGTTTCGGGCCAGCATTCCCGAGTATTTTGACTACAAGATGCTGATGCAGGGCTACCAGCCGCTCGCCCTGCAAGCAAAGGAGGAGGCCAATGCGCAGTACACGGCGCATACTGAGGGTGGCTTTACGGACCGTGGCCAGCACGTGTCGGCCGAAAATGAGACGTTTGCCGTCCGCGCCACCAATTACCACTGGGCCATGCAAGACGTGCCGGCCCTGCGCGACGAGCCGTTTATGACCACGCCCCGCGACTACGTAGCCCGCATCAACTTTGAGCTGGCGGGGGAAAACGTGCCCGGCCAGGGCTACCACAACGTAGCCGCCAACTGGACGAAGATTAATTCGGACCTGTTGAGCAGCGACGAGTTTGGGGGCCAGCTCGACCGGGCCAGCTTCCTGGCTGATGCTATGAAGCCGCTGGTGGCGCAGTACCCCGACCCGCCGGCGCGGGCGGCGGCCGTGCGCGAGCTGATTGTCAAGAATGTAAAATATGACGGCACCAGTCGCTACGCGGCCAGCGGAGCGCTGAAAAAATGCTACGAACTGCACCGCGGCACGGCGGCCGACATCAACCTGCTCTTCATTGCCGCGCTGCGCCAGGCCGGGCTAGCGGCCCAGCCGGTGCTGCTGAGCACCCGCGCCCACGGCCGCGTCGATGCCAATTTTCCGCAGCTTCAGCAGTTCAACTACGTTATCGGCCTGCTGCCGCTGGCCAATGGCCAGGAGCTGCTGCTCGATGCTACCGAGCCGCTGCTGCCCTGCGGCACGCTGCCCACCCGCTGCCTTAACCAAACGGGCCGCCTGGTAGACAAGGGTACGGAAGGCCGCTGGGTGAGCCTGACGCCGACCCAGATGCGCAACCACTACCAGCAAGTGATGCTGACGGTAGATGAGCAGGGCAACCTCAGCGGCCAGGTGCGCGAGGAGCACGCCGGCTACGCCGGGGCTGCTGCGCGCGAAAAATTGCAGCAGCTGGGCGAAAAAAAGTACGTAACCGAGCTAGCCGGCCGCCACGCGAGCTGGGAAATGCCCAGCTACAAGTTCAGCCAGGTGGCCTTGGTAGACCAGCCGTTCGCCCTCAACTATGAGCTGCGCCAGCCGGTTGGCACTGGTGGGGCTGCCAAAGAATTGTACCTGAGTCCGTTGGCGCTATTTGGGGAGAGCCGCAACCCGTTTCAGCACGCTAGCCGACTGTATCCGGTTGATTTTGGGGCTCCCATGCAGGAAACGATTATGGTCACGCTCAACCTGCCGGCTGGCTATACCGCCGAGCTGCCCAAGCAAGCCGTGCTGGAGCTGCCGAACAAAGGGGGGCGCTACGTCTTCACGGCGGTGAGTGCTACGCCCGGCACGGTGCAGCTGGTGAGCCGCCTGACGCTCGCCAAGCCCATTTATGAAGCCGCAGAATATGAGTCGCTGCGCGAATTCTATCGCCTGGCGCTAGCCAAGCAGGCGGAGGCGCTGGTGCTGAAGAAAGCCGGGAGCTAG